One segment of Brassica napus cultivar Da-Ae chromosome C3, Da-Ae, whole genome shotgun sequence DNA contains the following:
- the LOC106376331 gene encoding MLP-like protein 328 — protein sequence MATSGTYVTEVPLKGTVEKHYKKWRSENHAFPEAIGHHIQNVIIHDGEWDSHGAIKTWNYTCDGKPEVFKERREIDDEKKTVTFRGLEGHVMEQLKVYDVILEFIPKSEDGCVCKITMIWEKRTDEFPEPSNYMKFVKSMVADMDDHVLKA from the exons ATGGCGACGTCAGGAACATACGTGACCGAGGTTCCGTTAAAAGGGACGGTGGAGAAACACTACAAGAAGTGGAGGAGCGAGAACCATGCCTTCCCGGAAGCCATAGGCCACCACATCCAAAATGTCATCATTCACGACGGCGAATGGGACTCTCACGGGGCCATCAAGACTTGGAACTACACATGCG ATGGGAAGCCAGAGGTATTCAAGGAAAGGAGAGAGATAGACGATGAGAAGAAAACGGTGACATTTAGAGGACTTGAAGGTCACGTGATGGAACAACTCAAGGTGTATGACGTCATCCTGGAGTTTATCCCCAAGTCGGAGGATGGTTGCGTCTGCAAAATTACTATGATATGGGAGAAGCGTACCGATGAGTTCCCCGAACCAAGCAACTACATGAAATTCGTCAAGAGCATGGTTGCTGACATGGACGACCATGTTCTCAAAGcttaa
- the LOC106374563 gene encoding dirigent protein 6-like has translation MASLIEKQLLKSLFSFFLLVLFSHTVFSSRKTFDQRKPCKHFSFYFHDILYDGDNVANATSAAIVSPPGLGNFKFGKFVIFDGPITMDKNYLSEPLARAQGFYFYDMKMDFNAWFCYTLVFNSTQHKGTLNIMGADLMMEPTRDLSVVGGTGDFFMARGIATFVTDIFQGAKYFRVKMDVKLYEC, from the coding sequence ATGGCATCTCTTATAGAGAAACAACTCCTTAAGTCCCTCTTCTCATTCTTCTTATTAGTCCTCTTTTCCCATACAGTTTTTTCGTCCCGGAAAACATTTGATCAGAGAAAACCTTGCAAACACTTCTCCTTCTACTTTCATGACATCCTCTACGATGGTGACAATGTAGCAAACGCAACCTCAGCCGCTATAGTGAGCCCGCCAGGATTAGGAAACTTCAAGTTCGGTAAGTTTGTGATCTTTGATGGCCCCATAACAATGGACAAGAACTATCTCTCAGAACCTCTAGCTCGCGCACAAGGCTTCTATTTCTATGACATGAAGATGGACTTCAATGCGTGGTTTTGCTACACCTTGGTGTTTAATTCGACGCAACACAAAGGGACATTGAACATAATGGGTGCGGATTTGATGATGGAGCCGACAAGAGATCTATCGGTCGTGGGTGGGACGGGTGATTTCTTCATGGCTCGTGGGATCGCTACCTTCGTGACGGATATATTTCAAGGGGCTAAGTATTTCCGTGTTAAGATGGATGTTAAACTCTATGAATGTTAG